In the genome of Vicia villosa cultivar HV-30 ecotype Madison, WI linkage group LG7, Vvil1.0, whole genome shotgun sequence, one region contains:
- the LOC131618473 gene encoding organic cation/carnitine transporter 3-like produces MEGSVQINVTESHSNADQQKKPVLSWDEIIERSLSNFGWMDFLQAVLVAIAMFFDAQQSFISIYTDNYPKWHCTNTTTNSSCTSSSDICKLPRSSWSWDTHPSNTIISNWNLECASTFITGLPQSSFFIGCLLGSSILAALADSSLGRKNMLILSCLSMSITSMLIVLSTNVWIYSAMKFLIGFWRSSIGTCALVLLTEKVNVDWRFRVGIVEYFMFTIGYMSLPGFAYVNRNSSWKSLYCWSSIPGVIYSIIAYFFVTESPRWLVMQGNEKEISKMLKTVSSQETSYDDNNNGNLASRLPKPPTKEKVSIFQLYSSIGELFHKRWALKRMIAVMILATGIGMVYYGMPLAVGNLGFNIYLVGVISASMEIPTCVAIYFLENYQRKPSVLVFSILSGICSVMCVVVEHRVAAGKVVLAMVAFFGACTAYDLFLIYVIELFPTRVRNTATSLVRQSVVFGCIFCPFLISAGRKNNIFSYGVFGVVIMLSTITLLYLPETIGIVLCDTMEQQEKKEMAMLSDEMHQQEITGNVDV; encoded by the coding sequence CAATTTTGGATGGATGGATTTCTTACAAGCTGTTCTTGTAGCAATTGCTATGTTTTTTGATGCACAGCAATCATTCATTAGTATTTACACTGATAATTACCCTAAATGGCATTGCACtaacacaacaacaaattcatcatgcaCTTCATCTTCTGATATTTGTAAACTCCCAAGATCTTCTTGGTCTTGGGACACACACCCTTCAAACACAATCATTTCTAATTGGAACCTTGAATGTGCTAGCACCTTCATCACTGGTTTACCACAGTCTTCTTTCTTCATAGGTTGTCTTCTTGGTTCTTCCATTCTTGCAGCATTAGCTGATTCATCTCTTGGTAGAAAAAACATGCTAATCCTTTCTTGTCTCTCAATGTCAATAACTTCCATGCTCATAGTCCTCTCCACCAATGTTTGGATTTACTCCGCCATGAAATTCTTGATCGGTTTCTGGCGTTCGTCGATTGGTACATGTGCTCTTGTTTTGCTTACGGAGAAAGTTAACGTTGACTGGCGATTCCGAGTTGGAATTGTTGAGTATTTTATGTTTACTATAGGGTACATGTCTTTACCTGGTTTCGCTTATGTTAACCGAAACTCGTCATGGAAATCTCTTTACTGTTGGTCGTCAATCCCTGGTGTAATTTACTCTATCATTGCTTATTTCTTCGTTACCGAGTCACCTAGGTGGCTTGTTATGCAAGGTAACGAGAAAGAAATTTCGAAAATGCTTAAAACGGTATCATCACAAGAAACTTCTTATGATGATAATAATAACGGTAATCTTGCTTCGAGATTACCAAAACCTCCCAcaaaagaaaaagtttcaatattTCAACTTTACTCTTCAATAGGTGAATTGTTTCATAAAAGATGGGCTCTTAAGAGAATGATAGCTGTTATGATTCTTGCAACTGGTATTGGAATGGTTTATTATGGTATGCCACTAGCTGTTGGAAATTTGGGGTTCAACATTTATTTGGTTGGGGTGATTAGTGCTTCCATGGAAATACCTACGTGTGTAGCAATATATTTCTTGGAAAATTATCAAAGAAAACCTTCAGTTCTTGTTTTCTCGATCTTAAGTGGGATTTGTTCTGTGATGTGTGTTGTTGTTGAGCATAGAGTAGCAGCAGGTAAAGTGGTGTTGGCAATGGTTGCATTCTTTGGTGCTTGTACAGCTTATGATCTGTTTCTGATATACGTTATAGAGCTGTTTCCGACGCGCGTTAGAAACACAGCAACGTCGTTGGTGAGACAGTCTGTGGTGTTTGGTTGCATATTCTGTCcgtttttgatatctgctgggagGAAGAACAATATATTCTCATATGGAGTGTTTGGAGTTGTGATAATGTTATCCACTATTACATTGTTGTATCTGCCGGAAACTATAGGGATAGTTCTTTGTGATACTATGGAACAACAAGAGAAGAAAGAAATGGCTATGCTGAGTGATGAGATGCATCAACAGGAGATAACAGGAAATGTTGATGTGTAA